Proteins co-encoded in one Synechococcus elongatus PCC 6301 genomic window:
- a CDS encoding S41 family peptidase, whose protein sequence is MSLFSRLRFSVYGSALLAASGAVCIGISAEHARALPWQDSPKVVLDQAWQLIDREYVDPTFNRQDWQAVRRELLSRNYGSNEEAYAALRSALRRLDDPYTRFLAPEQFKTLTEQTAGEASGIGIEIIPDSKDSRPRIQAILDNSPASKGDVQVGDRILAIDADSTRELTLDEVRNRLQGKVGSEIDLKLQRGDRIFSVKLTRVQIEIPSVTAELRQHSGRSVGYIQLREFTAHAAREMRTSIRSLDEQGATSYVLDLRGNPGGLLYSSIEIARMWLNNGTIVKTVDRNGKSETINANNSAITNKPLAVLVDQNSASSSEILVGALKDNNRAVVIGRQTFGKALVQSVHTLADGSGLAVTVAHYYTPNGTDLGNRGIQPDVEVRLNQRQQALQRSDPSFLGSNQDPTYGQAIATLEQRTAESTPSPASSPQLSQRPSEIRP, encoded by the coding sequence ATGTCGCTGTTCAGTCGCCTTCGTTTTTCGGTTTACGGTTCGGCTCTGCTGGCTGCGAGTGGGGCAGTCTGCATTGGGATTTCAGCAGAACATGCCCGAGCGTTGCCCTGGCAGGACAGCCCCAAGGTCGTGCTCGATCAAGCTTGGCAACTCATCGATCGCGAGTACGTCGACCCCACCTTTAATCGTCAAGACTGGCAGGCCGTGCGGCGCGAACTCCTCAGCCGCAACTACGGTTCCAATGAAGAGGCCTATGCTGCCTTGCGATCAGCTCTGCGCCGGCTCGATGACCCCTACACCCGTTTCCTAGCGCCCGAACAATTCAAAACCCTGACGGAGCAAACGGCTGGGGAAGCCTCAGGGATTGGCATCGAGATTATTCCTGACAGCAAAGATAGTCGGCCGCGGATTCAGGCCATTCTCGACAACTCACCCGCCAGCAAAGGAGATGTTCAAGTTGGCGATCGCATCTTGGCGATCGATGCCGACTCCACCCGCGAACTCACCCTCGATGAAGTTCGCAACCGCCTTCAGGGCAAGGTGGGCAGCGAGATCGACCTCAAACTGCAGCGGGGCGATCGCATTTTTTCTGTCAAGCTGACCCGCGTCCAGATTGAAATTCCCAGCGTTACCGCCGAGCTGCGGCAACATAGTGGCCGATCGGTGGGCTACATCCAGCTCCGAGAATTTACAGCTCACGCGGCGCGGGAAATGCGGACTTCGATTCGTAGTCTCGATGAGCAAGGCGCTACCTCCTACGTGCTCGATCTACGGGGCAATCCGGGCGGACTGCTCTACTCCAGCATCGAGATCGCCCGCATGTGGCTTAACAACGGCACGATCGTCAAGACCGTCGATCGCAATGGCAAATCGGAGACAATCAACGCCAACAACAGCGCCATCACCAACAAACCGCTGGCCGTCCTCGTCGATCAGAACTCTGCCAGTTCCAGCGAGATTCTGGTCGGAGCACTGAAGGATAACAATCGCGCCGTGGTCATCGGCCGCCAAACCTTTGGTAAAGCCCTCGTGCAGTCAGTTCACACCCTTGCCGATGGTTCGGGCTTAGCTGTCACTGTGGCTCACTACTACACGCCCAACGGCACCGATTTGGGTAATCGGGGTATTCAACCCGATGTCGAGGTGCGCCTCAATCAGCGGCAGCAGGCTCTGCAGCGCAGCGACCCTAGCTTCTTGGGTTCCAATCAAGACCCCACCTACGGCCAAGCGATCGCAACCCTCGAGCAGCGCACTGCCGAAAGCACGCCCAGCCCAGCGAGCTCGCCCCAGTTGAGTCAACGCCCCAGCGAGATTCGCCCTTGA
- the lptB gene encoding LPS export ABC transporter ATP-binding protein — MKIRLENVRKSYGKRLIVNRVSLSVAQGEVVGLLGPNGAGKTTTFYMTTGLERPDEGHVWLDETELTRLPMTQRARLGIGYLAQEASIFRHLTVVENLLLVLQQTGIRGREQRQRVEELLSEFRLEKVAHTQGIRVSGGERRRTEIARALAVGSQGPKFLLLDEPFAGIDPIAVAEVQEIIARLRAQQMGILITDHNVRETLKITDRAYILRDGEILAAGSAEELASNPLVRQYYLGEDFVF; from the coding sequence GTGAAGATTCGCCTAGAAAATGTTCGGAAGTCCTACGGCAAGCGCCTGATTGTTAATCGCGTCAGCTTGTCCGTAGCCCAAGGCGAGGTTGTCGGGCTGCTCGGCCCCAATGGCGCGGGTAAAACCACGACGTTTTATATGACCACTGGCCTTGAACGGCCGGATGAAGGTCATGTCTGGCTGGATGAAACGGAACTCACCCGCCTGCCCATGACCCAGCGGGCCCGCCTTGGCATTGGCTATCTCGCCCAAGAGGCCAGTATCTTCCGGCATCTGACGGTGGTGGAGAACTTACTGCTAGTGCTGCAGCAAACTGGTATTCGGGGACGAGAACAGCGCCAGCGAGTTGAGGAACTGCTCAGCGAGTTTCGGCTTGAAAAAGTGGCTCACACCCAAGGTATTCGCGTCTCTGGGGGTGAACGTCGCCGCACCGAGATTGCCCGCGCCCTGGCTGTCGGCAGTCAGGGGCCAAAATTTTTGCTGCTGGATGAGCCCTTTGCCGGTATTGACCCGATTGCTGTGGCCGAAGTGCAGGAGATCATCGCCCGACTCCGAGCCCAACAGATGGGCATTTTGATCACCGATCACAACGTGCGGGAAACCCTGAAGATCACCGATCGCGCCTACATTCTGCGGGACGGAGAAATCTTGGCAGCCGGCTCCGCCGAAGAGTTAGCGTCCAATCCTCTCGTCCGCCAATACTATTTGGGTGAAGACTTCGTTTTCTGA
- a CDS encoding LptA/OstA family protein has product MTAVIRRLIWGMSLFAAIAPASWSFAQTTNAPAPAQADQSLTLFSDIQEANSKTGVVTARGNVVILYPARQLRATAAQAQYFSRERRIILTGNVFVQQEGGNSLRGETVTYLIETGKFVALPTPQGQVQSIYNLDSAESP; this is encoded by the coding sequence ATGACAGCGGTAATTCGGCGACTGATTTGGGGCATGAGCCTGTTCGCAGCGATCGCACCGGCTAGCTGGAGTTTTGCACAAACCACGAATGCGCCTGCACCGGCCCAGGCCGACCAAAGCCTGACCCTGTTCTCGGACATTCAAGAAGCGAATTCCAAAACTGGCGTCGTCACTGCCCGTGGCAATGTAGTGATTCTCTATCCCGCACGACAACTGCGAGCCACAGCGGCCCAAGCGCAGTATTTTTCACGGGAACGGCGGATTATTCTGACTGGCAATGTTTTCGTCCAGCAGGAAGGCGGCAACTCCCTCCGGGGCGAAACCGTGACCTATCTGATCGAAACCGGTAAGTTTGTAGCCCTGCCGACACCCCAAGGACAAGTGCAATCGATCTATAACCTTGATAGTGCTGAATCACCCTAG
- the ccsB gene encoding c-type cytochrome biogenesis protein CcsB yields the protein MNLVSLQNSLDNATFAILLPTLLCYWTGVAFPNLKGLPAIGTAGMAIANLCMAALLGARWLEAGYFPISNLYESLFFLAWGLTAIHLLAEKLSGSRLVGAATSPLALGIVAFAAFTLPKEMRQAEPLVPALKSNWLMMHVSVMMVSYAALLVGSLLSVAFLVVTRGQAIELRGSSVGTGSFRQVKLNRASDLTIATAESGGSGGTAVLEQPVLQLAPEQLSLADTLDNVSYRVIGLGFPLLTIGIIAGAVWANEAWGSYWSWDPKETWALITWLVFAAYLHARITRGWQGRRPAILATVGFGVVWVCYLGVNLLGKGLHSYGWFF from the coding sequence ATGAATCTGGTCAGCCTTCAGAACAGTCTGGATAACGCAACCTTTGCCATCCTGCTGCCCACCCTGCTCTGCTACTGGACAGGTGTGGCCTTCCCGAATCTGAAGGGATTGCCAGCGATCGGGACGGCGGGGATGGCGATCGCGAATCTCTGTATGGCGGCGCTACTGGGAGCACGTTGGCTAGAGGCGGGCTACTTCCCGATCAGCAATCTCTACGAATCCCTGTTCTTTCTGGCTTGGGGACTAACCGCCATTCACCTCTTGGCCGAAAAGTTGAGCGGCAGTCGCCTCGTGGGCGCAGCCACCTCACCGTTAGCGCTAGGGATTGTGGCCTTTGCCGCCTTTACGCTGCCCAAGGAGATGCGACAGGCTGAGCCGCTCGTGCCAGCGCTGAAGTCGAACTGGCTGATGATGCACGTCAGCGTGATGATGGTCAGCTATGCGGCACTGCTAGTCGGCTCTCTACTGAGCGTTGCTTTTTTGGTGGTGACCCGTGGTCAGGCGATCGAATTGCGCGGTAGTTCCGTTGGCACAGGCAGTTTCCGGCAGGTGAAGCTCAACCGAGCGAGTGACCTCACGATCGCGACTGCAGAGTCTGGGGGAAGCGGCGGTACCGCTGTCCTCGAGCAACCGGTGCTGCAGCTCGCGCCAGAGCAGCTCAGCTTGGCCGATACCCTAGACAACGTCAGCTATCGAGTGATTGGTCTGGGCTTCCCTCTGCTGACGATTGGCATCATTGCCGGCGCAGTGTGGGCCAATGAGGCTTGGGGCTCTTACTGGAGCTGGGATCCGAAGGAAACCTGGGCGTTGATCACCTGGCTCGTCTTTGCGGCCTACCTCCATGCCCGGATTACGCGGGGCTGGCAAGGACGGCGACCCGCCATTCTGGCAACCGTTGGTTTTGGCGTGGTGTGGGTCTGCTATTTGGGCGTCAACTTGCTTGGCAAGGGCTTGCACAGTTACGGTTGGTTCTTCTAA
- a CDS encoding DUF309 domain-containing protein, whose amino-acid sequence MSALLTDPRYQAGIALFNQRQFYACHDVFEALWHEAIEPDRTFLQGVLQIAVGLHHLSNSNRRGATILLGEGCARLQDYQPDYATVDVSHLLAQSRQVLQALQGLPSEDCGEAIVIGLGLRAGTAPSLPCPQLCLQTSGV is encoded by the coding sequence TTGAGTGCACTGCTCACCGATCCCCGCTATCAAGCGGGTATTGCCCTCTTTAACCAGCGGCAGTTCTACGCTTGCCACGATGTCTTCGAAGCGTTGTGGCACGAGGCGATCGAGCCCGATCGCACTTTTTTGCAAGGCGTTTTGCAGATTGCAGTCGGGCTGCATCATCTCTCCAATAGCAACCGACGCGGTGCCACGATTCTGCTAGGGGAAGGCTGCGCCCGCCTGCAGGATTACCAACCCGACTATGCAACGGTGGATGTCAGCCACTTGCTCGCCCAGAGTCGACAGGTATTGCAAGCCCTCCAGGGTTTACCCAGCGAGGATTGCGGTGAGGCGATCGTGATCGGTTTGGGGCTGCGTGCTGGGACAGCTCCTAGCCTGCCCTGCCCTCAACTCTGTCTTCAAACGAGCGGGGTATGA
- the recJ gene encoding single-stranded-DNA-specific exonuclease RecJ, whose product MQRTWRSPQVFQLPAGWLQQVQQAYPHDYAEVLAQLIWQRQLATPASLAGFLNPDRYLPTGPEAFGVEMDGAIARLLQAHANPDDRLLIWGDFDADGLTATAVLWEGLGQYFPQTERLFWTIPDRLQQSHGLNLEGLEQAIANGITLVITCDTGCSDAELLQWASDRGLDVIVTDHHTLLPERPPVTALINPRQLPTDHPLATLSGVAVAYKLIEALYQALPLATAQPLEHLLDLVAIGLIADLVDLRGDCRYLAQRGLQQLQQLAQVRPQASRRPGITELLNRCRGSGDRPTDIRFGLGPRLNAVSRLQGKADLALQLLTSRDPTAARRLAQQVEELNQRRQRLQRDLLRELEPQIQQQRDRAALVLVGEGWHGGLLGLVASQVAHREDKPTLVLSLDPPKTQPRLARGSARSITGLNLYELLANQRSLLLRFGGHPQAAGLTLIDEHLPLLREALEQRLQQYPPDRSQAAIAPELTVSVADLDRPLFRALYALEPCDRLPQLEVRRCRLQRQWQNSVGSGPYRRQYWTFQITDDRGAIAQGQYWPESNAETLPPEGDRCDLVIELDLRSAAGDQNRKELVARLLAWRLPQSESAIPMPDLLDWRSQLPDPAIAAHILTTCPWSWEELASHWQQALRLQQPLALAYPHPEAESLERGWRQWLGILTALAQRSQPVPWPQLSDHLGWPTALISTGLQVCQPLGYHWQASAEGLLLIWPDRAQLAWQSPHLQQTHQQWQRLLREWQRRRQFFAEASLKTLAAGLNDRYNLRTSEPA is encoded by the coding sequence ATGCAGCGGACCTGGCGATCGCCCCAAGTGTTCCAACTGCCAGCAGGCTGGCTTCAGCAGGTTCAGCAAGCTTATCCCCATGACTACGCCGAGGTGCTGGCCCAGCTGATTTGGCAACGACAACTGGCCACCCCGGCATCTCTCGCTGGCTTTCTCAATCCCGATCGCTATTTACCCACCGGCCCTGAGGCGTTTGGGGTCGAAATGGATGGGGCGATCGCGCGACTCTTACAGGCCCACGCGAATCCTGACGATCGCCTCTTGATCTGGGGGGATTTTGACGCCGACGGGCTGACCGCCACAGCAGTGCTCTGGGAAGGACTGGGTCAATACTTTCCCCAGACAGAGCGTCTGTTTTGGACGATTCCCGATCGCCTCCAGCAATCCCATGGGTTGAACCTTGAGGGACTGGAGCAGGCGATCGCCAACGGCATCACCTTAGTGATTACCTGCGATACCGGCTGTAGTGATGCGGAGCTGCTGCAATGGGCCAGCGATCGCGGCTTGGATGTAATTGTCACGGATCACCACACGTTACTCCCTGAACGGCCACCGGTTACGGCGCTGATCAATCCCCGTCAGTTGCCGACTGACCATCCCCTCGCCACTCTCTCCGGCGTTGCGGTCGCCTACAAATTAATAGAAGCGCTCTATCAAGCTCTCCCCCTAGCGACAGCACAACCCTTGGAGCATCTGCTGGATTTAGTCGCGATCGGTCTGATTGCCGATTTAGTCGACCTGCGGGGGGACTGTCGCTATTTGGCGCAGCGAGGCTTGCAGCAATTACAGCAACTGGCCCAAGTCCGGCCCCAAGCCAGTCGTCGTCCCGGCATCACCGAACTCCTGAATCGCTGCCGGGGTAGCGGCGATCGCCCGACTGACATCCGCTTTGGTCTGGGGCCACGACTCAATGCTGTCAGCCGCCTCCAGGGCAAGGCCGATCTGGCACTGCAACTCCTGACCAGCCGCGATCCAACCGCCGCTCGACGATTGGCCCAACAGGTCGAGGAGCTGAACCAACGGCGGCAGCGCTTACAGCGTGACCTGCTGCGGGAATTAGAACCCCAAATTCAGCAACAGCGCGATCGCGCCGCTCTCGTCCTAGTCGGCGAGGGCTGGCACGGCGGCCTCCTAGGGCTGGTGGCCAGTCAGGTTGCCCATCGAGAAGACAAACCGACCTTAGTTCTCAGTCTGGATCCCCCCAAGACTCAACCGCGATTGGCCCGTGGCTCGGCCCGATCGATCACCGGCCTCAATCTCTATGAACTGCTCGCCAACCAGCGATCGCTACTGCTCCGTTTTGGCGGTCATCCGCAAGCAGCGGGACTGACCCTGATCGATGAGCATCTACCCCTGCTCAGAGAAGCCCTCGAACAACGGCTCCAGCAGTATCCGCCCGATCGCAGCCAAGCGGCGATCGCGCCAGAGCTGACGGTGAGCGTAGCGGATCTCGATCGCCCCCTATTTCGCGCCCTCTATGCGCTGGAGCCTTGCGATCGCCTGCCGCAATTGGAAGTTCGGCGCTGTCGCTTGCAACGGCAGTGGCAAAATTCTGTCGGTTCCGGCCCTTATCGCCGTCAGTACTGGACCTTTCAGATCACCGATGACCGTGGCGCGATCGCCCAGGGACAATACTGGCCCGAGAGCAATGCCGAGACCTTACCCCCCGAGGGCGATCGCTGCGACCTCGTGATCGAGCTCGATCTCCGCAGCGCTGCCGGGGATCAAAACCGGAAGGAACTGGTTGCCCGTCTGCTGGCTTGGCGATTACCGCAGTCAGAGTCAGCGATTCCTATGCCTGACTTGCTGGATTGGCGATCGCAGCTGCCGGATCCAGCGATCGCAGCTCATATCCTCACGACTTGTCCTTGGAGCTGGGAAGAACTCGCCAGCCACTGGCAACAGGCGCTGCGATTGCAACAACCATTAGCGCTGGCTTACCCGCACCCCGAAGCTGAGAGTCTGGAACGAGGATGGCGGCAATGGCTGGGAATCCTGACGGCCCTAGCCCAGCGATCGCAACCTGTCCCTTGGCCTCAACTCAGTGATCACCTGGGCTGGCCCACGGCTTTGATCAGCACTGGTTTACAAGTCTGTCAGCCCTTGGGTTATCACTGGCAAGCCAGTGCAGAAGGACTATTACTTATTTGGCCGGACCGGGCACAGTTGGCTTGGCAAAGCCCCCACCTCCAACAAACCCATCAGCAATGGCAGCGACTCCTGCGAGAATGGCAGAGACGGCGACAGTTCTTTGCTGAGGCTTCCCTCAAGACGCTAGCCGCAGGCCTAAACGATCGCTATAATCTCCGCACTTCCGAGCCGGCCTAG
- a CDS encoding LptF/LptG family permease, whose translation MDRYILREMLGPFLFGVGAFTSVGLSIGVVFELVRQVTEAGLPLSVAAQVFLLKMPDFLVLAFPMSMLLSALMAYNRLSSDSELIALRSCGISSYRFILPGILMSIVVTGMTFAFYESVVPAANFQAQVTLQTALNQTRPQLEEKNNIVYQQFDRKTSELARIFYARRYDGEQMRGLTILDFTRGELSQIISAETGVWHPGDQLWEFRNGTIYGVAPDGSYSGIATFKSQEFTIPETPLSIASQSRDETQMNATQIWQYLRVLRQTNNTADIRKWEVRLQQKLALPFVCVAFGLIGASLGTAPNQRTGRATGFGISVLIIFSYYLLAFVTGALGINGTLPTLLAGWFPWLLGMGVGLYLLRQTAR comes from the coding sequence ATGGACCGCTACATCCTGCGGGAAATGTTGGGGCCTTTCCTGTTTGGGGTTGGCGCCTTCACTTCGGTAGGCCTGTCGATTGGGGTCGTCTTTGAACTCGTGCGGCAAGTCACAGAAGCAGGTCTGCCCCTGTCCGTCGCGGCCCAAGTCTTCCTGCTGAAAATGCCAGACTTTTTGGTCTTGGCTTTTCCGATGTCGATGCTGCTGTCAGCCTTGATGGCCTACAACCGGCTGTCTAGCGACAGTGAATTGATTGCCCTGCGCAGCTGTGGCATCAGCAGCTACCGGTTTATTCTGCCAGGCATCTTGATGAGCATTGTGGTCACCGGTATGACCTTTGCTTTTTATGAATCGGTGGTGCCGGCGGCCAACTTTCAGGCTCAGGTGACACTGCAGACAGCACTCAACCAGACTCGGCCTCAGCTGGAAGAAAAAAACAATATTGTCTACCAGCAATTCGATCGCAAGACCTCAGAGCTCGCACGCATTTTCTATGCCCGTCGCTACGACGGTGAGCAGATGCGAGGGCTGACGATTCTGGACTTTACGCGCGGCGAACTCAGTCAGATTATTTCGGCAGAGACTGGGGTCTGGCATCCCGGAGATCAGCTCTGGGAATTTCGGAATGGCACCATTTACGGCGTTGCTCCCGACGGTTCCTACAGCGGCATCGCCACCTTCAAGTCGCAGGAATTCACAATTCCTGAAACTCCCCTGAGTATTGCTAGCCAGAGTCGCGACGAGACGCAGATGAATGCAACCCAAATCTGGCAATATCTGCGCGTGCTGCGGCAAACCAACAATACGGCTGACATCCGCAAGTGGGAGGTACGCCTGCAGCAGAAGTTAGCCTTACCCTTTGTCTGTGTTGCCTTTGGCTTAATTGGTGCCAGTTTAGGTACTGCTCCGAACCAGCGGACTGGACGCGCTACGGGCTTTGGCATCAGTGTGCTGATTATCTTTTCCTACTACCTGCTGGCCTTTGTGACAGGAGCCTTGGGCATCAATGGCACCCTGCCAACGCTACTAGCCGGTTGGTTTCCCTGGCTGTTGGGCATGGGGGTCGGACTGTACCTGCTGCGTCAGACTGCTCGCTAG